The Microlunatus soli genome contains the following window.
GACGATGGTCGAATCGACCAGGATCATGAAGAATCCGAGCACCAGCGCCCACATCGCCGGCCACGGGTTGGCGGGTTCGGACGCAGGCCTCATCGCCGGTTCTGTCACTTGGGCCATGGCAAGTCCTTCGATTGCAGTCTCTTCAGCGTTGTCGCGATCCAGTCGCGTTCGGCGCTGCGCTGCGCCAGCAGGTAGTCGATCTCCAGCCAGTGCGCCTCCGGAAGCGGCAACTTCTGCAGCTGCTCGATCGCCGTCCGGTAGGCATCGATGTCGGTCTCGACGATCTGCAGGTATTCGGTCAGCAGCCCGACGACGGTGTCGACCGACAGGTTGTGGGCCTCGGCCAACGCGAGCGGAAAGCGAGGAAACTCCGGCTCGGGCTCGGACATCGTGCGCCGCACCCAATCCTCCAGAGCGACGGTACCCGCATCGGCGAGGGCGTACATCGTTCTTTCCGGACGGGCACCGGCTCGCTCGGTGCCGGTGACCTCGAGCAGTCCGTCCCGGGCCAGCCGTTCGACGGTGTGATACAGCGAGCCGGCGCGGATCTTGACCAGCCGATCCTGGCGTCGTTCCATCAACACCGAGAACATCTGGTACGGATGCATGGGGCGCTCGGCGAGCAATGCCAGCACCGCCGCGCCCAAGGGCGTCACTCGTGCCGCCAATTTCACCCGTGCCGCTGACGTCACCCCGACCCCCGATCCGTGCCCCTCCACCAAATACTCCACGTGGAATATTACGCACGGGGCAAACCCGAAGACAAGCCGGACAGACAGAACGGCCCCGGACATCGCGTCCGGGGCCGTTCAATGTCTCAGGTCGAGCTCAGTGAACCTCAGTGGGCGTAGTCGCCGCGGTAGTACTCGTAGATCAGACCGGTCAGCGAGGCCATCCCGAGCGCACCGGCGATGATCACCATCCACCAGCCGAGCACGAGCCCCACCATCACCAACGCCAGGGTGAGGGCGCAGAGCAGCGGCCAGATGCTGTGCGGGGAGAAGAAGCCGACCTCGCCGGCCCCCTCGACGATCTCGCCTTCCTGCTTGTCCTCGGGCCGGGCGTCGATCCGGCGCGAGATCAGGGTGAGATACCCGGTGATCATCAGCGACAGGAAGAACGTCAGGGTCAGGGCCGCCGTACCGGTGGTCTCGTGCGTCACCAGCCAGTAGGACGGCGTGACGATCAGGAAGAACACCGTCAGGATCGTGAAGATCCAGGCTTCGACCTTCATCGGAGCTCCTCTCCCGACTGTCCGCCGCGATCGGTCAAGGTCCCGACACGTCCGGTGTCGGCGGGTGCGTCGATCAGCTCACCTTCGTCGGCTTCGGCGTACTCCTCCAGCGCGATCTCCGGGTGGTGCAGGTCGAAGGCCGGCGACTCCGAACGGATCCGCGGCAGCGAGTCGAAGTTGTGCCGCGGCGGCGGGCAGGAGGTGGCCCACTCCAGGGACCGTCCCCAACCCCACGGGTCGTCGGTCTGCACCAGCGGCGCCTTACGCGACTTCCACACGTTGTAGATGAACGGCAGCATCGAGGCACCGAGCAGGAAGGCGCCGGCCGAGGAGACCTGGTTGAGGACGGTGAAGCCCTCGTTGGGCAGGTAGTCGGCATAGCGCCGCGGCATACCCTCCACGCCCAGCCAGTGCTGCACCAGGAAGGTGGTGTGGAAGCCGAGGAACAGCAGCCAGAAGTGGATCTTGCCCCACTTCTCGTCCAGCATCCGGCCGGTCCACTTCGGCCACCAGAAGTAGAAGCCGGCGAACATCGCGAACACCACGGTGCCGAACACCACGTAATGGAAGTGCGCCACCACGAAGTAGGAGTCCGACAGCTGGAAGTCCAGCGGCGGGCTGGCCAGGATGACTCCGGTCAGACCACCGAACAGGAAGGTGGTGAGGAAGCCGATGCACCAGAGCATCGGGGTGTCGAAGGTGAGACTGCCGCCCCACATGGTGCCGATCCAGTCGAAGAACTTGACCCCGGTCGGGACCGCGATCAGGAACGTCATGAACGAGAAGAACGGCAGGTTGACCGCACCGGTGACGTACATGTGGTGGGCCCAGACCGCCACCGACAGGGCGGCGATCGACAGCGTCGCCGCGACCAGCGTCATGTAGCCGAAGAGCGGCTTGCGGCTGAACACCGGCAGGATCTCGGTGATGATCCCGAAGAACGGCAGCGCGATGATGTAGACCTCGGGGTGGCCGAAGAACCAGAACAGGTGCTGCCACAGCATCGCGCCGCCGTTGGCGGCGTCGAAGACGTGCGCGCCGAACTTCCGGTCGGCCTCCAACATCAACAGCGCCGCGGCCAGGATCGGGAACGCGATCAGCACCAGCAACGAGGTGATCAGCGTGTTCCAGGTGAAGATCGGCATCCGGAACATGGTCATGCCAGGCGCCCGCATGGTCAGGATGGTGGTGATGAAGTTGACCGAGCCCAGGATCGAGGACAGACCGACCAGGTAGAGGCCGACGATCCACAGGTCACCACCCACACCGGGGCTGTTCACCTCGTTGCTCAGCGGCGAGTAGGCGAACCAACCGAAACTCGCGGCGCCGTCCGGGCTGAGGAAGCCGGAGACCGTGATCAGGCCGCCGAACAGGAAGAACCAGTAGGACAGCATGTTCAGCCGCGGGAAGGCGACGTCCGGTGCGCCGATCTGCAACGGCATGATCGCGTTGGCGAACGCGGAGAACAACGGCGTCGCGAACAGCAACAGCATGATCGTGCCGTGCATGGTGAAGAACTGGTTGAACGTCTCGTAGCTGAGGAACTGCAGCCCCGGGAAGGCCAACTCGGCGCGCATCGCCAACGCCAGCAGACCGCCGAAAGCGAAGAAGGCCAACGACGTGATGATGTACAACTGCCCGATCATCTTGTGATCGGTCGTGGTCAGCCACTTCCAGGCGACCTTGCCCATCGGTCGCCGGACCGTGACCGGCGCGGAGGCCGTCCGCTCCGCGGTTCCCTCGAAGGTGGTCACCTCAGCCCTCTCCCTGCTTCGTCTCTTCGGTGCCGGCTTCTTCCGGACGCTGCGGCACCGCACTCGGGTGCTCCAGCGACTTCAGTTTGCCGGTCTGTCCCTTGGCCGCCAAGGACTTCAGGTGAGCGACATACTCATCCTGCGAAACGATGTGCACGTTGAACAGCATCGCCGAGTGGTAGGTGCCGCACAGCTCGGCACACTTGCCGGCGAAGACACCTTCCTTGGTCGGCGTCAGATCGATGGTGGCGTTGCGGCCCGGCAGCACATCGAGCTTCTCGTAGAACGCCGGCACCCAGAAGGAGTGGATGACGTCGACCGACTTGAGGTCGAAGCGGACGCTCTCCCCGACCGGCAGATAGAGGTCGGCGGGATCCTCGATCGTCCCGGACTCCCAGACGTCCTTACCGACGGCGGGGTTACCGGCTTCCTGGTAGTTGAACGACCAGTTCCACTTCTGTCCGACCACGGTCACCACATGATCGGGCTTGGCCACCTTGGCCTGCACCTTGTCCTGGGTGATCACGGTGAAGTAGAAGAGCACGCCGATCATGATGAACGGGGTCACCGTGTAGAGGATCTCGATCGGCAGGTTGTACCGGTTCTGCCGCGGGACGCCGGGCTTGCGCCGGCGATACCGGACGACGCACCAGACGATCATGCCCCAGACCAGAACGCCGACACCGAAGGCGGCGATCCAGGAACCGATCCACAGGTTATGGGTGTACGGAGTGCGGTCACTGGCAGCGACCGGCAACCCGAGTCGTCCGAGTTGCGCCGTCTGCTCCGCGCTACACCCCGCGAGGCTGAGCGCGCCCACTCCCAGCGACACCAGCAGCAGTCGGGAGACCGTGCGCGGAACCGACCGCTTGGTGAGCGGGACTCGCGGGCGAGAAACAGGTGCCACGTCGACCCTTTCTGATGCGTACTACTACAGCGCGTCAAACCTATCAGCACCATAACCCAGCGCGCCCACCGACGGGGCCCCGGACAGGTCGGCTTCGCCCGGTTCCAGCTCAGGGAGCGGCCGCGCCGGGGCCGGCGGCCGGTCCGGGGGTAGCGCAGACCGAGCCCGATCGGCTGCGCGCAGCGGCGATGCGTCGTACGCTCTGCAACCATGGCCACCCCGACACGGGGGGCGAGCGGAAGCCCCTTCCCGGCCGCAGCCGAGCAGCCGTGGCCCGAACGCCTGCTGGCGGCCGATCGGTCGATCATCAGCGACCTGTCGCTGCGCGGCACGGTGCGGCGCGTCGTTCGAGCGGCCCGGGATCTGATCGATGCCCGACAGGTGACGCTGGAGATCTTCGCCGACGGAGTCGACAACGAACGCCGGCTGGTCCGGGCCGGCGGATGGCCGGTCAGCGCTGACTCCGATGACGGTGCTCTCACCGAACGGATCGGCGGGACCTGGGATCCTGCGGATCGGGAGCTCGCCGGTCGACCGTTCCCGATCCGGACCGGCGATCGGGAGTACGGCCGGCTGTTCGTGCTGCCGGCCGACGGTGCCGATCTCGCACCGGACCAGGAAGTGCTGATCGGCGCGCTGGTCGAGACGGCGGGTACGGCGATCCGCAACGCCCAACGGTACGAGGAGTCCGGGCGGACCCAGGAATGGCTGCGCGCGGTGGCCGAGGTGAGCCGCAGTCTGATCAGTAGCCAGCGTGCCGGGACCTTGGAGCGGATCGCCGAACGGGTCCGCGACCTGGCCGACGCCGATGTCGTCTCGGTCGTCCGGCCGGATGGTGCCGACGACGTGGAGGTGGTGGCCGCGATCGGTGTCGGCGCCGAGGACCTGACCGGCGTCCGCTACCTCCGAGCCGGCTCACTGGCCGGCGAGGTGATGCGGCGGCGGCGCGGCGTGCTGTTCGACAATGCGCAGCGCTACGTCGAACCGACCCTGTGCCCGCGGTATGCCGATTCGTTGGGGTCGGTGATGGCGGTTCCCCTGGACGCCGAGCACGGCACCAGCGGCGCGGTCGTGGTGGGCCGCGGCGGTCAACGTCCGTTCAGCCGATCCGACCTGGAGGTGGCTGCCAACTTCGCCGGTCAGGCCGCCCTCGCCCTGGAATTGGCCGAGGCCCGTGCCGACCAGGATCGGCTGCGTCTGCTCCGGGATCGGGACCGAATCGCCCGCGACCTGCACGACCGGGTGATCCAGCGGCTGTTCGCGACCGGGCTCGAACTGCAGAGCATCGCGACGGTCACCGCGGCCGGACCGGGGGCACGGTTGGTTGACGCCGTTGCCGACCTGGACGACACGATCCGGGAGATCCGAACCACGATCTTCGCTCTCCGACAGCAGAGCCTCGACTCCCCCAGCGGACTGCGCGGCATCGTGTTGTCGGTCGTCGCCGACCTGACCACCGGGCTGCCCCGGACACCCGAGGTCGTGTTCGTCGGACCGCTGGACACTGTCGCTGAGGCCGATCTGATCTCCGACGTCGAGGCGGTCGTCCGGGAGGGACTGACCAATGTCGTGCGGCACGCCGACGCCAAGCGGGTCACGCTGCGGATCGAGATCGCCGCGGGCGAACTCGAGATCTACCTCGGCGACGACGGCTTGGGGATCGCCGATTCGGGCCGTCGCAGCGGACTTGCCAATCTTCGTCGGCGCGCCGAGCAGCATGGCGGTACGTTGACCATCAGTACTCCACCCGGTGGCGGTACGACCCTGTCCTGGATCGTCCCGCTGCGGCCATGAGCGTTGGGGGACGCCTTGCCCGAAGGAGACCGGATATGACGGCGGCACCGGATATGCCAGCCGGGCCGAAAACCGACCCGACGACGCCGACGATCGGCGTGTTCATCGTCGATGATCATGAATTGGTCCGCCGCGGCCTGGTGTCACTGCTGGGCACCACGCCCGACCTGCGCGTCGTCGGCGAGGCCGCGACCGCCGAGGAAGCGCGGCGGATGATCCCGCAGGTCGCGCCGGATGTCGCTCTGCTGGACGGTCGGCTGCCGGACGGCTCCGGGATCGATGTCTGTCGGGACGTCAGGTCGGCGATGCCCGGTCTGCACTGCCTGATCCTGACCTCCTACGACGATGACGAGGCGCTGTTCGCCGCGGTGATGGCCGGGGCGTCGGGATACCTGCTCAAGCAGATCGGCGGAGCGTCGTTGACCGACGCGATCCGGACGGCCGCCACCGGGCGTTCGCTGATCGACCCGGTGATCAGCGGCAAGCTGCTTTCCCGACTCCGCAGACCGACCCCCGACAACCGCGCCGAGCAGTTGACCGAGCGGGAACGGGAGATCCTCGACCTGGTCGCCGAGGGCCTGACCAATCGGCAGATCGGTGCCCGGATGTACCTGGCGGAGAAGACGATCAAGAACTACGTGTCCGGGCTGCTCAGCAAGCTGGGCATGCAGCGCCGCACCCAGATCGCGGTGTTCGGGGCCCAACTGCGCCAGCACGACGATTCCCCTTCCTGATCGCGCCCGTCCCGATCGCAACCCGTCCTGATCGCAACCGCCCCCGCCCGGATCCGGTCTGCCGGCCGCGGGGAGCCGATGTTCGGGACCTTAGGCCCTGTCGTCGACCGGTGAGCACGACAAGGATGTTGGTCGGCCGGTCGTCGCCTGCGACGCCCGACCTACCGCCCCATCTCGAGGGCAGCAATACCGACTTGGGGTCGACGCACCGCGGGACGTCTCGACGTTCGTGCGTGCCGATACTTCGGGGGAAAGTCGGCACCGGTTTCGGCCGTTCTTCGTGTCCTGCCCAACTTGGCCTTGTTGCTCCGGGATGGGGCGTCCTCCTGCCTGATCCGGGTGCTACCGCCGTTCGATCGGCACCGCCACGGACCCCGGGACCGCCGATTCCGGGCCGAAAAACCCGACGAAACGGGGCCGACAAAGCAGACTGCCGGGCTCCCCCTGCCACGGTCGGCAGATGGGGAGCCCGGCAGCGAGGCTGTCGAGCGGTGCGACTCAGTTGAAGCTGTCGCCGCAGGCGCAGGAGCTGGTCGCGTTCGGGTTGTCGATGGTGAAGCCCTGCTTCTCGATGGTGTCGACGAAGTCGATCGTGGCACCCATCAGGTAGGGGGCGCTCATCCGATCGGTGACCACGTTGACGCCGCCGAAGGTCTGCACCACGTCGCCGTCGAGGCTGCGCTCGTCGAAGAACAGCTGGTAGCGCAGTCCGGAGCAACCACCGGGTTGGACCGCCACCCGCAATGCCAGGTCGTCGCGGCCCTCGCTGTCCAGCAGCGCCTTGACCTTGGACGCGGCCTCGCCGGTGAGCACGATGCCGTCGGAAACGGGAGCCTCGATGGTGGCTTGTTCGGTCATATCTTTCCTCCGCTGAGCGAATGGAGCGTGCACGCTGATGAATTCAGTGTAAGCACGGCCTCGCCACGGACCAACCAGACTCACCCTGCGAGACGCTGCGACAACCGACCCGCCCTATGTCGCAGCGGTCACCAGGTCCAGCTGCGGGCGACGCGATTCACCGTCGCCGCCAGCTCGACCGGCGCAACGTCACCGACCGGCTGGTCGACCCGGGACTCCCGTACGCCGTAGGCCGATTCGATGCCCATCGACCGCATCTCCCGCGATCCGATCACCACTTCACCGGCGATCAGGATCACCGGGACGTTGCTGCTCTCGCCGAGCCGGGCGATCCGTGCGACGACGCCACCGCCACGCTCGGCGAAGTCGAAGACGCTGCAGCCGGTCACCAACAGGTCGGCGCCGCGAATCACCCGCGGCAGCCCGGCGAGCTCGGCGCAGTAGGCCGAGCCGGTGACCACCCGGCCGCCGAGCAGGTCGGCGACGAACCCGAGGCCGCCGGCCGCACCCCAGTCCTCGGTCTCCCGCTCCCCCGGCGCCGCAGCGACGGTGAAGGCCTGCAGGCTGGCGTCGGTGGCCAGCAGCAGCTCCGGGTGCCAGCCCTGGTCGCGGCCGAACCTGGAGGTGATCCCGCGCAGCCCGAGCAGCGGCAGGCCCTGCTGACCGGGTGGCACCACGAGGGTCACCCGGCGGCCTCCGAGCAACTGCCGGACCGACCGCAGATCGACCCGGGAGACCCCGTGCAGCCCGGCGACGCCGGCATCCAGCGCGACATTGGCGGTCGCCCCGAGGGCGCCGAGCAGCCCGGCCCCGGCGTCGTGTGCCCGATTGGCCGAGACGTCCAGCACCACCTCCGGCGCGTGGTACGGGCTGGCTGCGAGGGCTTCGGCCAACGCGATCCCGAGTGCGGCGGAGGAGGCGTCCCGGTCGATGCCGAGTTGGGGCTCGCCGGTCGGCGGCTCCACGCTGACCAGCAGCCGTTCCGGGGTGTCGACGACCGTGGTCAGTCCGCCGCCGGACACACCGTCGGACGGTTCGACCTCGACCTGGTCGGCGACCGCGCGGGCAAAACCTGCTCCGGCCTCCCCGATCGGGACGACGGTCGTCTCGGCACCGGACCACGCATCGGCCAACACCGCACCCGCCCGTGCCGAACGCAGCGCACCGATCGCATCGGTGGCGATGATCACCCGCATGTCCGCCATCCTCCCAAGCAGGGCAAGCCCGACGACGGCAGGGTGAGGAACGGCTGCGCGGCGGACCAAGATCCGGGTCGCGCGTCCGGGGCGGATCGGGCACCAGTAGCGTTTGCCCCATGCCTGAGTCGACACCGCAGTACGCCAGCTACCCGAGCCTGTCCGGCAAGCACGCCTTCATCAGCGGCGGCGCGTCCGGAATCGGTGAGGCCGACGTCCGCCACCTTGCCGGTCAGGGCGCGACGGTGAGCTTCGTCGACCTCGACACCGACCGCGGCGAGAAGCTCGCCCAGGAGCTGACCGACGGCGGCGCCACGGCCTTCTTCCAGCGCGCCGACGTGACCGACGTCGAGGACTATCTGGCCAAGATCAACACCGCCGCC
Protein-coding sequences here:
- the ctaD gene encoding aa3-type cytochrome oxidase subunit I; protein product: MGKVAWKWLTTTDHKMIGQLYIITSLAFFAFGGLLALAMRAELAFPGLQFLSYETFNQFFTMHGTIMLLLFATPLFSAFANAIMPLQIGAPDVAFPRLNMLSYWFFLFGGLITVSGFLSPDGAASFGWFAYSPLSNEVNSPGVGGDLWIVGLYLVGLSSILGSVNFITTILTMRAPGMTMFRMPIFTWNTLITSLLVLIAFPILAAALLMLEADRKFGAHVFDAANGGAMLWQHLFWFFGHPEVYIIALPFFGIITEILPVFSRKPLFGYMTLVAATLSIAALSVAVWAHHMYVTGAVNLPFFSFMTFLIAVPTGVKFFDWIGTMWGGSLTFDTPMLWCIGFLTTFLFGGLTGVILASPPLDFQLSDSYFVVAHFHYVVFGTVVFAMFAGFYFWWPKWTGRMLDEKWGKIHFWLLFLGFHTTFLVQHWLGVEGMPRRYADYLPNEGFTVLNQVSSAGAFLLGASMLPFIYNVWKSRKAPLVQTDDPWGWGRSLEWATSCPPPRHNFDSLPRIRSESPAFDLHHPEIALEEYAEADEGELIDAPADTGRVGTLTDRGGQSGEELR
- a CDS encoding glycerate kinase, whose translation is MRVIIATDAIGALRSARAGAVLADAWSGAETTVVPIGEAGAGFARAVADQVEVEPSDGVSGGGLTTVVDTPERLLVSVEPPTGEPQLGIDRDASSAALGIALAEALAASPYHAPEVVLDVSANRAHDAGAGLLGALGATANVALDAGVAGLHGVSRVDLRSVRQLLGGRRVTLVVPPGQQGLPLLGLRGITSRFGRDQGWHPELLLATDASLQAFTVAAAPGERETEDWGAAGGLGFVADLLGGRVVTGSAYCAELAGLPRVIRGADLLVTGCSVFDFAERGGGVVARIARLGESSNVPVILIAGEVVIGSREMRSMGIESAYGVRESRVDQPVGDVAPVELAATVNRVARSWTW
- a CDS encoding GAF domain-containing sensor histidine kinase; amino-acid sequence: MATPTRGASGSPFPAAAEQPWPERLLAADRSIISDLSLRGTVRRVVRAARDLIDARQVTLEIFADGVDNERRLVRAGGWPVSADSDDGALTERIGGTWDPADRELAGRPFPIRTGDREYGRLFVLPADGADLAPDQEVLIGALVETAGTAIRNAQRYEESGRTQEWLRAVAEVSRSLISSQRAGTLERIAERVRDLADADVVSVVRPDGADDVEVVAAIGVGAEDLTGVRYLRAGSLAGEVMRRRRGVLFDNAQRYVEPTLCPRYADSLGSVMAVPLDAEHGTSGAVVVGRGGQRPFSRSDLEVAANFAGQAALALELAEARADQDRLRLLRDRDRIARDLHDRVIQRLFATGLELQSIATVTAAGPGARLVDAVADLDDTIREIRTTIFALRQQSLDSPSGLRGIVLSVVADLTTGLPRTPEVVFVGPLDTVAEADLISDVEAVVREGLTNVVRHADAKRVTLRIEIAAGELEIYLGDDGLGIADSGRRSGLANLRRRAEQHGGTLTISTPPGGGTTLSWIVPLRP
- a CDS encoding response regulator — protein: MTAAPDMPAGPKTDPTTPTIGVFIVDDHELVRRGLVSLLGTTPDLRVVGEAATAEEARRMIPQVAPDVALLDGRLPDGSGIDVCRDVRSAMPGLHCLILTSYDDDEALFAAVMAGASGYLLKQIGGASLTDAIRTAATGRSLIDPVISGKLLSRLRRPTPDNRAEQLTEREREILDLVAEGLTNRQIGARMYLAEKTIKNYVSGLLSKLGMQRRTQIAVFGAQLRQHDDSPS
- a CDS encoding PadR family transcriptional regulator; translated protein: MEYLVEGHGSGVGVTSAARVKLAARVTPLGAAVLALLAERPMHPYQMFSVLMERRQDRLVKIRAGSLYHTVERLARDGLLEVTGTERAGARPERTMYALADAGTVALEDWVRRTMSEPEPEFPRFPLALAEAHNLSVDTVVGLLTEYLQIVETDIDAYRTAIEQLQKLPLPEAHWLEIDYLLAQRSAERDWIATTLKRLQSKDLPWPK
- the ctaC gene encoding aa3-type cytochrome oxidase subunit II, translated to MAPVSRPRVPLTKRSVPRTVSRLLLVSLGVGALSLAGCSAEQTAQLGRLGLPVAASDRTPYTHNLWIGSWIAAFGVGVLVWGMIVWCVVRYRRRKPGVPRQNRYNLPIEILYTVTPFIMIGVLFYFTVITQDKVQAKVAKPDHVVTVVGQKWNWSFNYQEAGNPAVGKDVWESGTIEDPADLYLPVGESVRFDLKSVDVIHSFWVPAFYEKLDVLPGRNATIDLTPTKEGVFAGKCAELCGTYHSAMLFNVHIVSQDEYVAHLKSLAAKGQTGKLKSLEHPSAVPQRPEEAGTEETKQGEG
- a CDS encoding HesB/IscA family protein; its protein translation is MTEQATIEAPVSDGIVLTGEAASKVKALLDSEGRDDLALRVAVQPGGCSGLRYQLFFDERSLDGDVVQTFGGVNVVTDRMSAPYLMGATIDFVDTIEKQGFTIDNPNATSSCACGDSFN
- a CDS encoding cytochrome c oxidase subunit 4, which gives rise to MKVEAWIFTILTVFFLIVTPSYWLVTHETTGTAALTLTFFLSLMITGYLTLISRRIDARPEDKQEGEIVEGAGEVGFFSPHSIWPLLCALTLALVMVGLVLGWWMVIIAGALGMASLTGLIYEYYRGDYAH